In Photobacterium sp. TLY01, the following proteins share a genomic window:
- a CDS encoding cellulose synthase subunit BcsC-related outer membrane protein yields the protein MSVTVSLNASLLTALSLSAVSLSAGAGIVPTTPLTPQQLEQVYQPVGSATSFSSVPSESDSVDFLLNQIELATALGRDDIVASALERLLAIDSQHPDGLYYQARLLIKQNQLQQAQAVRNQLKASAPQSVQLKALNDLIAINGRKKAELQQARLLVRAGRYEQALNAYDALFPYGMPSAELQLEYLQAEGSLSERWDSVKQGLEQLNAAYPGVPAFQLALANHIRRRDPADPWILATYRQLALRSDIGTVAASAWLRALDQQPISAQVVEQYAIVASYFPSDTAIQRANRNAQARWETEQTLRQDPTYQAKRQGLALIEQGSYPQAKKQLEYALTTRPDDPEILGGLGMVYLRQGQQGKALEYFKQAQQLDEDPDNVSKWQSLVEASSYWAYLDEGDALRQKGQLSQAERAYRKAIPVNDAEPYAYLKLAELYQQQQQFSAAEQAYRQALQRDPGNAQAVRALVNLTQESQGLAAAIRFAEQLSPARQRLVRDTILEMKTQLTVQQLSRALADNDTQAAALFAKQLLQLDPSSPWQRRDIADALVAAGQRSRADALMQQWAADSRDPEMQFAYGLYLSQAGRDDEAIAVMSRVPAARRSEAMQNNLLRLRLNQSLADLPARYQANPDAVRQQLHSLAQQYADQPAVLARLAMSWSGLGERQQAEYIYRQLTPNDSWPPSARLGYGELMIALAHFSAFDLWLAQQGQARVNAEQGNAVSQAELDALNTRRLLAEAAILTEQRQYSRAQALFQNVLSDAQPAPEPYLTEARLGLLQTSAALGDKAVYQPVSDQLYASRAQLTARQFMLAAPVMQRQGEYAKARELNRLLDQRPDADAMDYRNSMALAMENQQWSLAQQRGYQALNADRIEKSADAQAAQAQSPDLRTLYQEADDYWLTRNVKADIDRLRDRSDGHILIGWDYSARDGENKASQVPIEARIPIEQWDGHLMVRADYVSLDSGDLDYFDKFANSNAQYDTLRARESGLALGIGWQAANWQADIGTTPLGFAQSTWVGGVTLEGDIGDFGVSGTLSRRPETSTVLSYAGMSVPQVTAGSSVDPAGTQWGGVVSTGVKLNASWDIGGPYGFWSSVQHHLITGEKVADNTRLALLGGGYYKLIATDDRRLSIGTNVLYFDYDKNLSEYTLGSGGYYSPQRYLSLSLPVNYYGRYNSSWSYLVSASVSNSWSREDAPYLSDGESDTGGGFGYSLEGALEKRVSSRWYVGVALDLQRSDFYEPNHFMLYTRFTFNDRWQPIDYPPAVPRLYSDFD from the coding sequence ATGTCAGTAACTGTTTCGCTCAACGCCAGTCTCCTGACGGCGCTCAGTCTCAGCGCCGTCAGCCTGTCTGCTGGCGCGGGTATTGTACCGACGACCCCCCTGACACCGCAGCAGCTTGAGCAGGTCTATCAGCCTGTCGGCTCGGCGACCTCATTTTCCAGCGTGCCATCGGAGAGCGATTCGGTGGATTTTCTGCTCAATCAGATTGAGCTGGCCACCGCCTTAGGCCGTGATGATATTGTTGCGAGTGCGCTGGAGCGATTACTGGCGATTGACAGCCAGCACCCGGATGGCCTGTATTATCAGGCACGGCTGCTGATCAAACAAAACCAGCTGCAGCAGGCGCAGGCAGTCAGAAATCAGCTTAAAGCCAGCGCGCCGCAGTCGGTACAGCTCAAAGCGCTCAATGATCTGATTGCCATCAACGGCCGCAAAAAAGCCGAGTTGCAGCAAGCCAGATTACTGGTGCGCGCCGGCCGGTATGAACAAGCGTTGAACGCCTATGATGCGCTCTTCCCCTACGGGATGCCTTCGGCCGAGTTGCAGCTGGAATACCTGCAGGCTGAAGGCAGTCTCAGTGAGCGCTGGGACAGTGTGAAGCAGGGGCTGGAGCAGCTCAATGCCGCGTATCCCGGCGTGCCTGCTTTTCAGCTGGCGCTGGCAAACCACATTCGCCGCCGCGACCCTGCCGATCCCTGGATTCTGGCAACTTACCGCCAGCTGGCACTGCGTTCTGATATCGGCACGGTGGCGGCCAGTGCCTGGTTGCGAGCGCTGGATCAGCAGCCAATCTCGGCACAAGTGGTCGAGCAATATGCCATTGTTGCCAGCTATTTTCCGTCTGATACAGCCATTCAGCGCGCCAACCGCAATGCGCAGGCTCGCTGGGAAACCGAGCAGACCTTACGACAAGACCCCACCTATCAGGCCAAGCGTCAAGGCCTGGCGCTGATCGAGCAAGGGTCATACCCGCAAGCCAAAAAACAGCTGGAATATGCCTTAACCACCCGCCCGGACGATCCTGAGATCCTGGGTGGACTCGGCATGGTGTACCTGCGTCAGGGCCAGCAGGGCAAAGCCCTGGAATATTTCAAACAGGCACAACAGCTGGATGAGGATCCGGACAATGTCAGCAAATGGCAATCGCTGGTGGAGGCTTCTTCTTACTGGGCGTATCTGGATGAAGGTGATGCACTGCGACAAAAAGGCCAACTGAGTCAGGCCGAGCGCGCCTATCGCAAAGCTATCCCGGTCAATGACGCAGAACCTTATGCCTATCTCAAACTGGCAGAGCTGTATCAGCAACAGCAGCAATTTTCTGCCGCCGAGCAGGCCTACCGGCAAGCCTTGCAGCGTGATCCCGGCAATGCGCAGGCTGTGCGTGCGCTGGTGAACCTGACTCAGGAAAGCCAGGGGCTGGCGGCGGCGATTCGCTTTGCTGAGCAGTTATCGCCGGCCCGGCAACGGCTGGTACGTGACACCATACTGGAGATGAAAACCCAGCTCACAGTGCAGCAACTAAGCCGCGCGCTGGCAGACAATGATACGCAGGCCGCAGCGCTGTTCGCCAAACAATTACTCCAATTGGATCCCTCCTCGCCCTGGCAGCGCCGCGATATCGCCGATGCCTTAGTCGCTGCCGGACAGCGCAGCCGGGCCGATGCCCTGATGCAGCAATGGGCCGCCGACAGCCGCGATCCTGAGATGCAGTTTGCCTACGGCTTATACCTGAGTCAGGCCGGTCGCGATGATGAGGCCATTGCCGTCATGTCACGTGTGCCTGCCGCCCGGCGCAGTGAGGCGATGCAGAATAATTTGCTGCGGCTGCGCCTGAATCAGTCACTGGCTGATCTGCCTGCCCGCTATCAGGCCAACCCAGATGCGGTGCGCCAGCAACTGCATTCGCTGGCGCAGCAGTATGCCGATCAGCCGGCCGTGCTGGCGCGGCTGGCCATGAGCTGGTCCGGTTTAGGGGAACGTCAGCAGGCTGAGTATATTTACCGCCAGTTAACCCCGAATGACAGCTGGCCGCCAAGCGCCCGGCTTGGCTATGGCGAGCTGATGATTGCGCTGGCGCATTTCAGCGCCTTTGATCTGTGGCTGGCGCAGCAGGGACAGGCACGTGTCAACGCAGAACAAGGAAACGCCGTCTCGCAGGCCGAACTCGATGCGCTCAATACCCGGCGCTTGCTGGCAGAAGCGGCAATCCTGACTGAACAGCGTCAGTACAGCCGGGCGCAGGCGCTCTTCCAGAATGTGCTCAGCGACGCTCAACCTGCCCCCGAACCTTACCTTACCGAGGCCCGGCTGGGCCTGTTACAAACCAGTGCTGCGCTGGGCGATAAGGCGGTCTATCAGCCGGTCTCTGATCAGCTCTATGCCAGCCGCGCCCAGCTGACAGCCAGGCAGTTCATGCTGGCCGCCCCTGTGATGCAACGTCAGGGCGAATACGCTAAAGCCCGTGAACTGAACCGCTTACTGGACCAGCGACCAGACGCGGATGCGATGGATTACCGCAATAGTATGGCGCTGGCGATGGAGAATCAGCAGTGGTCGCTGGCACAGCAGCGTGGCTATCAGGCACTGAATGCGGATCGCATCGAAAAAAGTGCGGATGCGCAGGCCGCACAGGCGCAATCACCCGATTTGCGCACCCTGTATCAGGAGGCCGATGATTACTGGCTGACCCGCAATGTCAAAGCGGACATCGATCGTCTGCGTGATCGCAGCGACGGCCACATTCTGATTGGCTGGGATTACAGCGCACGGGACGGGGAAAACAAGGCCAGTCAGGTGCCGATTGAAGCGCGGATCCCCATCGAACAATGGGACGGCCATCTGATGGTACGGGCCGATTATGTCTCGCTCGACTCCGGCGATCTGGACTATTTCGACAAGTTTGCCAATTCCAATGCGCAATACGACACGCTGCGCGCCCGTGAGAGCGGACTGGCCCTGGGCATCGGCTGGCAGGCGGCCAACTGGCAGGCCGATATCGGCACCACACCGCTGGGTTTTGCGCAGTCAACCTGGGTGGGCGGCGTTACGCTTGAGGGAGATATCGGGGATTTCGGCGTGTCCGGCACCTTGTCGCGCCGGCCCGAGACCAGCACTGTGCTGTCCTATGCCGGGATGAGTGTGCCCCAAGTGACGGCTGGTTCTTCTGTCGATCCCGCCGGGACACAATGGGGCGGTGTGGTCAGCACAGGCGTTAAGCTCAATGCCAGCTGGGACATTGGCGGCCCGTACGGGTTCTGGAGCAGTGTGCAACATCATCTGATCACCGGCGAAAAGGTGGCCGATAATACCCGTCTGGCCCTGCTGGGCGGCGGCTATTACAAACTGATTGCCACCGATGATCGGCGTTTAAGTATCGGCACCAATGTGCTGTATTTCGACTATGACAAAAATCTGAGCGAGTACACGCTGGGCAGCGGTGGGTATTACAGTCCGCAGCGCTACCTGTCGCTGTCGCTGCCGGTGAATTATTACGGCCGCTACAACAGCAGTTGGTCATATCTGGTCAGCGCTTCTGTGTCCAACTCCTGGTCCAGAGAAGATGCGCCTTACCTGTCGGACGGTGAGTCAGACACAGGCGGCGGTTTTGGCTATTCGCTCGAAGGCGCACTGGAAAAACGGGTCAGCAGCCGCTGGTATGTCGGGGTCGCCCTGGACTTGCAGCGCTCTGATTTCTACGAGCCAAACCATTTTATGCTCTATACCCGGTTTACCTTTAACGATCGCTGGCAACCGATCGATTACCCACCGGCTGTGCCCCGCCTGTACAGCGATTTTGATTAA
- a CDS encoding VOC family protein translates to MIPNLLLLYVKNPETSADFYRQLLGREPVAALPTYVAFEFENGFNLSLWSEQARNFVSGGEGHRSEFAFMVPDDDQVKALYDQWQTAGVVIEQPLHDAVFGLTFVALDPDGHRIRVCTPDE, encoded by the coding sequence ATGATACCGAACCTATTGCTGCTGTATGTGAAAAACCCGGAAACAAGCGCAGATTTCTATCGCCAACTACTTGGCCGGGAGCCTGTGGCCGCACTGCCGACTTACGTGGCGTTTGAGTTTGAAAACGGCTTTAACCTGAGTTTGTGGTCAGAGCAAGCACGCAATTTTGTCTCCGGCGGCGAGGGCCATCGCAGTGAATTCGCGTTTATGGTGCCGGATGACGATCAGGTCAAAGCGCTGTATGACCAATGGCAGACTGCCGGTGTCGTGATTGAGCAACCTTTGCATGACGCGGTTTTTGGTCTGACTTTTGTGGCACTGGATCCTGACGGGCACAGAATCCGGGTTTGCACACCGGATGAATAA
- a CDS encoding YafY family protein has translation MLLMRTERLLQLLQILRQHRLPVSGQRLADELNISIRTLYRDIATLQAQGAQIDGEPGMGYVLKPGFFLPPLMLTEDEISAIMLGVRWVSAFGDVPMASAADTALAKVTAVLPADLVQGANEVPLRVGPPGELATEDLTLFRTAIRRERKLAIRYRAADGQESTRVIWPFAIGYFAQGRVLAAWCELRQDFRHFRTEWIADPMMMDQAYPRRRHGLFQEWREKELRLRQG, from the coding sequence ATGTTGCTTATGCGTACCGAACGATTACTCCAATTACTGCAGATTCTTCGCCAGCACCGGCTGCCCGTCAGCGGACAGCGGCTGGCCGATGAGCTGAATATCAGTATCCGCACCCTGTACCGGGATATCGCCACACTGCAGGCCCAGGGGGCGCAGATCGACGGCGAACCCGGTATGGGCTATGTGCTGAAACCGGGATTTTTCCTGCCGCCGTTAATGCTCACCGAAGACGAAATCAGCGCCATCATGCTGGGCGTCCGCTGGGTCTCGGCCTTTGGCGATGTGCCGATGGCCAGCGCCGCCGACACTGCACTGGCGAAAGTCACCGCCGTGCTCCCCGCCGATCTGGTGCAGGGTGCCAATGAGGTTCCACTTCGCGTCGGCCCGCCCGGTGAGCTTGCCACGGAAGATCTGACCCTGTTCAGAACGGCCATCCGGCGGGAAAGAAAACTCGCCATTCGCTATCGCGCGGCCGACGGACAAGAGAGTACCCGGGTGATCTGGCCGTTTGCGATCGGCTATTTCGCCCAGGGCAGAGTGCTCGCCGCCTGGTGCGAACTGCGGCAGGATTTTCGCCACTTCCGTACCGAGTGGATTGCTGATCCTATGATGATGGATCAGGCGTATCCAAGGCGGCGTCATGGGTTGTTTCAGGAGTGGCGGGAGAAGGAGTTAAGACTGCGTCAGGGCTAG
- a CDS encoding very short patch repair endonuclease, with translation MADVHDKSTRRRNMQAVRGKDTQPEMFVRRLLHARGFRFRLHNKKLPGKPDITLPKYKALIFVHGCFWHGHDCRRAQLPATNTEFWRDKIQNNQQRDKKNIDSLMATGWRILVIWGCALQGKERLSEQQIIERLEEWILSSTGNQQLSAKGMTRL, from the coding sequence ATGGCGGACGTGCACGATAAATCGACACGCCGCCGTAACATGCAGGCGGTACGAGGCAAAGATACACAGCCGGAGATGTTCGTTCGCCGGTTGCTTCACGCCCGCGGCTTTCGCTTCCGTCTACACAACAAAAAGCTTCCCGGCAAACCTGATATCACCCTCCCCAAATATAAAGCGCTCATATTCGTTCACGGCTGCTTCTGGCACGGCCATGACTGCCGCCGCGCTCAACTCCCGGCAACCAACACTGAGTTCTGGCGCGATAAGATCCAAAATAACCAACAGCGTGACAAAAAAAACATCGACTCTTTGATGGCAACAGGGTGGCGCATCTTGGTGATATGGGGCTGCGCCTTGCAAGGGAAAGAACGCCTGAGCGAGCAGCAAATCATAGAGCGCCTGGAAGAGTGGATTCTCAGCAGCACCGGCAACCAGCAACTGAGCGCCAAAGGGATGACCCGGTTGTAA
- a CDS encoding DNA cytosine methyltransferase translates to MAYKIIDLFCGAGGLSAGFMFKGYNLGFVGILAIDNNQYACDTYNANFAGDHCINVNIEEWLAQQDEIPQADIVIGGPPCQGFSLLNKKRDGDERRALWEPYMDIVERSGAKMFIMENVQGLLKSQEFQDIQVKAESLGFDVQFELLNTADYGVPQTRKRAIVLGLKTDRFDADKLPKFPPEPTHQKHVEGIDALLPAWKDVRSAISDLGDPVGTEIRDAAAPYDLHFGRNPTELSLQRYKVVPPGGNRFDLQRNAPEITPKCWLNKPTGGTDLFGRLWWDRPSVTIRTEFFKPEKGRYLHPEKHRPITHREAARIMSFPDDFKFCGTKTEIAKQIGNAVPVTFACQIAKYAYHILEHCQSSKDGKVA, encoded by the coding sequence ATGGCTTACAAAATTATCGATCTCTTCTGCGGAGCAGGCGGCTTATCAGCTGGCTTCATGTTCAAAGGATACAACCTCGGATTCGTGGGGATTTTGGCGATCGATAACAACCAATATGCCTGCGATACCTACAACGCCAACTTTGCCGGCGATCACTGCATCAACGTCAACATTGAAGAATGGCTGGCGCAGCAGGATGAGATCCCTCAAGCCGACATCGTGATCGGCGGACCGCCTTGCCAAGGCTTCAGCTTGCTGAACAAAAAACGTGATGGTGACGAGAGACGTGCCCTGTGGGAACCCTATATGGATATCGTCGAGCGTTCAGGGGCGAAGATGTTCATCATGGAGAATGTCCAGGGACTTCTGAAAAGCCAGGAGTTTCAGGATATCCAAGTCAAAGCGGAATCCCTGGGTTTTGACGTGCAATTCGAGCTACTCAATACCGCGGATTACGGCGTACCGCAAACCCGTAAGCGCGCGATCGTTCTCGGACTCAAAACCGACCGCTTCGATGCCGATAAGCTGCCGAAGTTTCCGCCGGAGCCGACCCACCAAAAACACGTTGAAGGCATTGATGCTCTGCTACCAGCGTGGAAAGACGTTCGCTCTGCCATCAGTGATTTAGGGGATCCGGTCGGCACGGAGATCCGCGACGCTGCAGCACCGTATGATCTGCATTTCGGACGTAACCCGACGGAACTGAGCCTTCAACGGTATAAAGTAGTCCCGCCTGGAGGTAACCGATTCGATCTGCAGAGAAACGCACCGGAAATCACCCCGAAATGTTGGCTGAACAAACCAACCGGCGGCACAGACCTGTTCGGCCGGCTGTGGTGGGACCGCCCGTCCGTCACCATCCGGACCGAGTTCTTCAAACCGGAGAAAGGCCGTTACCTACACCCGGAGAAGCATCGCCCGATTACCCACCGTGAAGCTGCCCGGATCATGAGCTTCCCGGATGATTTCAAGTTTTGCGGTACCAAAACAGAAATCGCCAAGCAAATCGGTAACGCCGTACCGGTTACCTTTGCCTGTCAGATAGCGAAATATGCCTACCATATCCTTGAGCACTGTCAGAGCAGCAAGGACGGCAAAGTGGCCTGA
- a CDS encoding NaeI family type II restriction endonuclease codes for MSQEHLLENDEELRIVVERLSTEKRLQERFITTMRKSIDEVIDGPRTGRFAYAQLEKTEKTYLGTKVEILLRSEFRFEHGSKMDYSIEGIEVDCKYTGNRWGWNIPKEAVGELCLLVSADDEKGIASLGVIRAVPEVMNKGKNQDGKGTISKAGREHIYWLLQDVEMPFNQLFLWPSTLIDIIKQKPSGQQRLNEMFRLKQEELIDRETIATIAESKDDPMKRVRANGGARSMLASEGIIILGHQNDHPRICRELGLPVPKKGQVVAVRVVPGNVCEFSGNSWQKASESDPCYPVPEGY; via the coding sequence ATGTCACAGGAACATCTGCTGGAAAACGATGAGGAGTTACGGATTGTCGTTGAACGCTTATCAACTGAGAAACGTTTGCAAGAACGCTTCATCACGACAATGAGAAAATCCATCGATGAAGTTATCGATGGTCCGAGAACCGGTCGTTTTGCATATGCTCAGCTTGAGAAAACGGAAAAGACTTATCTGGGGACTAAGGTTGAGATTTTGTTGCGCTCAGAGTTCAGGTTCGAGCACGGTAGTAAAATGGACTACAGCATCGAAGGGATTGAAGTTGACTGTAAATACACCGGTAATCGTTGGGGATGGAATATCCCGAAAGAAGCTGTCGGAGAACTATGTTTGCTGGTCTCTGCTGATGATGAAAAAGGTATTGCAAGCCTCGGGGTGATCAGAGCTGTGCCGGAGGTCATGAATAAAGGGAAAAATCAGGACGGCAAAGGGACAATCAGTAAAGCCGGAAGAGAACACATTTACTGGTTGCTTCAAGATGTTGAAATGCCCTTCAATCAGCTGTTTTTATGGCCCTCAACGTTGATAGATATAATCAAGCAAAAGCCATCCGGTCAACAGAGGCTTAATGAAATGTTCCGCCTGAAACAGGAAGAGCTGATTGATAGAGAAACCATCGCGACAATTGCAGAATCTAAAGATGATCCGATGAAGAGAGTCCGAGCAAATGGAGGTGCCCGCTCTATGTTGGCTTCAGAAGGCATCATTATCCTGGGTCATCAAAATGACCACCCCCGTATCTGCCGAGAGCTTGGTTTGCCCGTACCTAAAAAAGGTCAGGTTGTGGCTGTACGGGTTGTTCCGGGAAATGTTTGTGAATTTTCGGGGAATAGCTGGCAAAAAGCGTCAGAGAGTGATCCCTGTTATCCGGTTCCGGAGGGTTACTGA
- a CDS encoding UvrD-helicase domain-containing protein yields the protein MSTLLPNLKKFRNAQGFTQESLALASGVSRATIARVERGETCSARNMRRLANALNVEVDSIQADTTPVIKELKETPIAKAVGEQFNYSPAQQQAIDHTPSNLQILAGAGSGKTAVMSERSVSLISEHAISPENIAVLTFTEKAATEVAHRIRQRYRSKFGHEKRLDHMFVGTIHSYCLELRDTYLPEYLSFELLDGIGQYIFIQRHFSEICPNGLPKEEGGYYKMPVAMRLAPQIFNVLREAEIDKSQVQDSEVLECLARYQKKLHEMRKMDFSGLLLTIVEALEDNDAFRNAVREKLRYLIIDEYQDTNHLQERLIRNIVNLDPDNIHLSVVGDDDQSIYGWNNADTDNILTFHQRYKNVEKIELNHNYRSSRGVLTCAYALVGENAKRVEKDWKAASIHSYTDGDITALTFPNPQDESEWICRRIEDMIGCPYQDKPGKPERGLTYSDFVILVRTKAQAEPIVKALEQHGIRYEFKGGPGLITSSSVGQAAAGIFYYIHGHTYRRQDNKITKEVFGRKQLLEAWEKAALGLTKSDICRGIDRLDTFKAQFPQEGTRTGKDHSEWSLQRAFLAFLEAANIDQDKIPAAGNSMLRSYGEQVFSLLGQFSQLITQYEQHNFDSTPHRNYDYFCRFLFYAADGLFKEEQLPNNDINAVSVMTVHAAKGLEWPAVFIPGMVNGKFPLKPAGGANMFHILPRECVKNAEAFRTPEDEERRLAFVAMTRAEKYLHLSWSNTGKRGQNKPSLFFNEVQLVDCIITDKNYTEHLSLDKIRPEMRSSKGVLNIPFTDIVEYDVCPYRYFLKTVCGFDEAYRREMGYGQIMHNCLYDYHEMKKQGKEPTEADIIKAIDRHFHLPHTKKFEIKLREKMKQGIQKRLLHYHNSKGKYLKDIAHVEQSLNLMINDNLRITGRMDLLRYRDGKKEVIDIKSGQLSKNTTGDEQIEIQRKVQLQLAGYALAEEQNTGSKPDTISAIYLQPDNLSGDLSSREMVTDDMLKKTRSKLSAIGSDIQNGVRTKNCPPSACQHCIIGKALCPKAK from the coding sequence ATGAGTACTTTACTACCCAACCTGAAAAAGTTCAGAAACGCACAAGGTTTTACTCAGGAATCTCTGGCTCTCGCTTCCGGCGTCAGTCGAGCAACTATCGCCAGGGTTGAACGAGGAGAAACGTGCTCAGCCAGAAATATGCGAAGGCTTGCTAATGCATTAAATGTGGAAGTTGACTCGATACAAGCTGACACCACCCCGGTCATAAAAGAGCTGAAAGAGACCCCGATAGCCAAAGCTGTTGGAGAGCAATTCAACTACAGTCCTGCTCAACAACAAGCGATTGACCACACGCCCTCTAACCTGCAAATTCTGGCCGGGGCAGGTTCAGGGAAAACTGCAGTCATGTCTGAGCGCTCCGTATCACTGATCAGCGAACATGCAATATCACCGGAAAACATTGCCGTCCTGACGTTTACTGAAAAAGCTGCGACGGAGGTTGCTCATCGAATCCGCCAGCGCTACCGCTCGAAATTCGGGCACGAAAAACGGCTGGACCATATGTTCGTCGGTACCATCCACTCATACTGTCTGGAGTTAAGAGATACCTACCTACCGGAGTATCTGAGCTTTGAACTACTGGATGGTATCGGGCAATACATATTTATCCAGCGGCACTTCTCCGAGATTTGTCCCAACGGCCTCCCCAAAGAGGAAGGCGGATATTATAAGATGCCGGTAGCCATGCGCCTGGCTCCGCAAATTTTTAACGTTCTTCGCGAGGCTGAAATAGACAAAAGCCAGGTACAAGATTCGGAAGTTCTGGAATGCCTGGCTCGTTATCAGAAAAAGCTTCATGAAATGCGGAAAATGGATTTCAGCGGTCTTCTTCTGACGATTGTGGAAGCGCTGGAAGACAACGATGCATTCCGCAATGCCGTTCGGGAAAAATTACGTTACCTGATCATCGATGAATACCAAGATACGAACCACCTGCAAGAGAGGCTGATTCGAAATATTGTTAACCTGGATCCCGACAATATTCACTTGTCTGTCGTGGGCGATGATGATCAGTCCATTTACGGGTGGAACAATGCAGATACCGACAACATTCTGACATTTCATCAGAGATACAAAAACGTAGAGAAAATCGAACTCAACCATAATTACCGCTCCAGCCGTGGTGTTCTCACATGCGCCTATGCTTTAGTCGGAGAAAATGCCAAACGAGTTGAGAAAGACTGGAAAGCAGCAAGCATTCATTCGTACACAGACGGAGATATCACAGCCCTGACTTTCCCCAACCCGCAAGATGAAAGTGAGTGGATTTGCCGACGTATCGAAGACATGATCGGCTGCCCTTATCAGGACAAACCCGGAAAACCTGAGCGGGGTCTGACCTACAGCGACTTTGTCATACTGGTAAGGACCAAAGCACAGGCAGAGCCGATTGTAAAAGCGCTGGAACAACATGGTATTCGTTATGAGTTCAAAGGCGGACCGGGCCTGATTACCAGTTCATCTGTCGGACAAGCTGCCGCCGGTATTTTTTACTATATCCACGGCCATACGTATCGCCGGCAAGACAACAAGATTACGAAAGAAGTCTTCGGACGGAAGCAATTACTTGAAGCCTGGGAAAAAGCTGCCCTCGGATTGACGAAAAGTGATATCTGTCGCGGTATCGACCGATTGGACACATTCAAAGCGCAATTCCCGCAGGAAGGTACACGGACGGGAAAAGACCACTCCGAATGGTCTCTTCAACGGGCATTCCTGGCCTTTCTTGAAGCCGCCAATATTGACCAGGATAAAATTCCCGCAGCGGGAAACAGTATGCTGCGCAGCTATGGTGAACAAGTGTTTTCATTGCTCGGACAATTCAGTCAACTGATCACTCAATATGAACAACATAACTTCGACAGCACACCGCACCGCAACTACGACTATTTTTGCCGATTCTTGTTTTATGCCGCAGACGGTTTATTCAAGGAAGAACAATTACCGAACAATGATATTAACGCCGTGTCCGTGATGACCGTGCACGCCGCCAAGGGACTGGAATGGCCAGCTGTATTTATACCCGGTATGGTTAACGGGAAATTTCCGCTCAAACCGGCAGGTGGAGCGAATATGTTCCATATCCTGCCCAGAGAATGTGTTAAGAATGCAGAAGCTTTCAGAACGCCGGAAGATGAAGAGCGGCGGCTTGCCTTTGTGGCAATGACCCGTGCGGAAAAGTATCTCCACCTGTCCTGGAGCAATACCGGCAAGCGCGGACAAAACAAACCCTCTCTGTTCTTTAATGAGGTACAGCTTGTTGACTGCATTATCACCGACAAAAACTACACGGAACATTTGTCGCTTGATAAGATCAGACCGGAAATGCGAAGCAGCAAAGGAGTTCTCAATATCCCGTTCACGGATATCGTGGAATATGATGTATGTCCGTACCGTTACTTCCTCAAAACTGTATGCGGGTTTGACGAGGCCTACCGCAGGGAAATGGGCTACGGGCAAATTATGCATAACTGTCTGTACGATTATCACGAGATGAAGAAGCAAGGCAAGGAGCCGACAGAAGCAGATATCATAAAGGCCATTGATCGCCACTTCCATCTTCCTCATACGAAAAAATTCGAAATTAAGCTGAGAGAAAAGATGAAGCAGGGGATCCAAAAACGCCTGCTTCATTACCACAATAGCAAGGGGAAATACCTCAAGGATATCGCTCATGTAGAACAATCACTGAATCTCATGATCAACGATAATTTACGAATTACCGGCAGGATGGACTTGCTACGCTACCGGGACGGGAAAAAAGAAGTTATCGATATCAAGAGCGGCCAGCTATCAAAAAACACCACTGGTGATGAACAAATAGAAATTCAACGTAAAGTTCAACTGCAACTGGCAGGATATGCGCTTGCAGAAGAGCAAAACACGGGATCCAAACCTGATACCATCAGTGCAATCTATCTACAGCCGGATAACCTAAGCGGCGACTTATCTAGCAGAGAAATGGTTACAGACGACATGCTGAAGAAAACCCGCTCGAAACTCTCAGCAATAGGCAGTGATATTCAAAATGGGGTACGAACCAAAAATTGCCCGCCGAGTGCATGTCAACATTGCATTATCGGCAAAGCACTTTGCCCGAAAGCGAAGTAA